One stretch of Candidatus Nitrosotenuis cloacae DNA includes these proteins:
- a CDS encoding isocitrate lyase/PEP mutase family protein, translating into MKTLKQLINDPTKPLVIPGVYDAIGAKIAQKIGFEAMFQTGYGTSATLFGMPDYGFIGATETLENARRICRAVSVPVIVDSDTGYGNALSVWKLVNELQAAGASGIFLEDQRWPKRCGHMAGKEVIEKEEYSEKLQAAVDAKKNKDFIIVARTDARATKGLDEAIERAKHYKKIGADAVFVEAPRSIDEMRKIGKEIKAPLVANMIEGGATPVLSAKQLHKMGFKIILYPLSVLYANTYASLAILKELKKSGTTAKLRKNVVSFDEFNDIVELSKFRNLENRYKRE; encoded by the coding sequence TTGAAAACGCTAAAGCAGTTAATCAACGACCCAACAAAGCCGCTTGTTATTCCTGGTGTTTATGACGCAATCGGAGCAAAAATTGCGCAAAAGATTGGATTTGAGGCAATGTTTCAAACTGGTTATGGCACTTCCGCCACATTATTTGGAATGCCAGACTATGGATTCATCGGAGCAACCGAAACTCTAGAAAATGCTAGAAGAATATGCAGGGCAGTTTCCGTTCCAGTAATAGTTGATTCCGATACTGGTTATGGAAATGCACTTAGTGTTTGGAAGCTTGTAAATGAACTACAGGCAGCCGGTGCTTCTGGAATCTTTCTTGAGGATCAGAGATGGCCAAAAAGATGCGGCCACATGGCAGGAAAAGAGGTCATTGAAAAAGAGGAATATTCCGAAAAGCTACAAGCGGCAGTCGATGCCAAAAAGAACAAGGACTTTATCATAGTTGCAAGAACAGATGCGCGTGCCACAAAGGGGTTAGATGAGGCAATAGAGCGAGCCAAACATTACAAAAAAATTGGTGCGGATGCAGTGTTTGTTGAAGCCCCAAGATCAATAGACGAGATGAGGAAAATTGGCAAAGAGATCAAAGCGCCGCTTGTTGCAAACATGATAGAGGGCGGGGCGACACCTGTTCTTTCCGCAAAGCAGTTGCATAAAATGGGCTTTAAGATAATCTTGTATCCGCTTTCTGTCCTGTATGCAAACACGTATGCATCACTTGCCATCCTAAAGGAGCTAAAAAAATCAGGCACGACTGCAAAACTTAGGAAAAACGTTGTAAGCTTTGATGAATTCAATGACATAGTAGAATTATCAAAATTTCGAAATCTTGAGAATCGTTACAAGCGTGAATAA
- a CDS encoding acyltransferase, translating to MVTNFVSEKAKIGKNVKIWHFAYVGDNTTLGDNVKIGSLSHIDYNVEIGENTMIEGLVYIPPLSRIGKNVFIGPSVSLTNDPYPPSQKMIGVTIKDGAIIGSRAVIKAGVTVGKNSVVAMGAVVTKDVPDDMVVIGVPAKVKYTRSEYDKKQAKWKS from the coding sequence TTGGTAACCAATTTCGTATCAGAAAAGGCAAAAATTGGCAAAAATGTCAAGATTTGGCATTTTGCATATGTTGGAGACAACACCACGCTTGGTGATAATGTAAAGATAGGCTCACTTTCACACATTGACTATAATGTTGAGATTGGTGAGAACACCATGATAGAGGGGCTTGTCTACATCCCACCGCTTTCAAGAATTGGTAAAAATGTCTTCATTGGCCCATCGGTTTCCCTAACAAATGATCCATATCCGCCAAGTCAGAAAATGATTGGAGTCACCATAAAGGATGGAGCCATCATTGGATCTCGTGCAGTCATAAAGGCAGGAGTAACAGTTGGGAAAAACAGTGTTGTTGCGATGGGAGCAGTCGTAACAAAGGACGTTCCAGATGACATGGTGGTAATTGGCGTTCCTGCCAAAGTAAAATACACCAGATCAGAGTATGACAAAAAACAGGCAAAATGGAAGTCTTAG
- a CDS encoding succinate dehydrogenase, which produces MRESTIMKIHYGTALGAVVLVAVHVLFRITMMNYEDSLAYENVLANYKYIPYAIMLELILVLLSVHGFNGLRVILLELKQGRSYEKAVSYGCIAGMIGLVAYGSRTILMASMGMT; this is translated from the coding sequence ATGCGCGAAAGCACGATAATGAAAATCCACTATGGCACGGCACTGGGTGCTGTGGTGCTTGTCGCAGTACATGTGTTGTTTAGAATAACAATGATGAACTATGAGGATTCTTTGGCATACGAAAATGTACTTGCAAACTACAAGTATATTCCGTATGCAATAATGCTGGAACTAATCTTGGTGTTGCTCTCAGTTCATGGATTCAATGGATTGCGAGTCATACTGCTTGAGCTAAAGCAAGGAAGGTCATACGAAAAAGCAGTCTCATATGGATGCATAGCTGGAATGATCGGTCTTGTCGCATATGGTTCAAGGACTATATTGATGGCAAGCATGGGGATGACGTAG
- a CDS encoding succinate dehydrogenase/fumarate reductase iron-sulfur subunit yields the protein MSELSQTIAEEESSTEVSSSKTITLRIAKFNPEHDSSQQFADFKVPYERWTTVLDAILDVKKHLDHSVAVRYSCRQASCGSCGMKINGRPRLACFTKISELNSDVITVEPMNNYPIVRDLVVNLERMFTTHKKMQPYVIREDTEITAPTKEFKQTPEELEEYIQFANCIKCGLCNSACPTMATDSSFLGPQALGQAYRYVADNRDKGKDSRLKIIDESHGIWRCHFAGSCSQVCPKGVDPAMGIQMLRGYLLGFRK from the coding sequence ATGAGTGAACTATCACAAACAATAGCAGAAGAAGAGTCATCTACTGAAGTATCATCATCAAAAACAATAACACTTCGTATTGCAAAATTCAATCCGGAACACGATTCATCCCAGCAGTTTGCAGACTTTAAGGTCCCATATGAGAGATGGACAACAGTACTGGATGCAATTTTGGATGTCAAAAAACACCTTGATCATTCTGTGGCCGTGAGATATTCCTGCAGGCAAGCATCGTGCGGTTCATGCGGAATGAAGATCAATGGGCGCCCAAGACTAGCATGCTTTACAAAAATATCAGAGCTAAACTCGGATGTAATTACAGTAGAGCCAATGAACAACTATCCAATTGTTAGGGACCTGGTTGTCAATTTAGAGAGAATGTTTACGACTCATAAAAAAATGCAGCCATATGTAATTCGCGAAGACACTGAAATCACCGCACCAACAAAGGAATTCAAGCAGACTCCAGAAGAGTTGGAAGAATACATCCAGTTTGCAAACTGCATCAAATGTGGTCTTTGCAATTCTGCATGCCCTACAATGGCAACCGACTCGTCATTTTTGGGACCTCAGGCGCTAGGCCAGGCATACCGATATGTCGCAGATAATCGAGACAAGGGCAAGGACTCTAGACTAAAAATTATTGATGAATCCCACGGAATTTGGAGATGTCACTTTGCTGGTTCCTGCAGCCAAGTCTGTCCAAAAGGAGTAGACCCTGCCATGGGAATACAAATGCTAAGGGGATATCTCTTGGGATTTAGAAAATAA
- a CDS encoding DNA-binding protein: protein MSENRDVIFIGKKPLMAYVTSTLIQLANLPSVHIKARGLSIGRAVDVAQIISRKTENAGYSIGQIKIGSEQLESKDGKSRNVSTIEIEVKRNTSS from the coding sequence ATGTCCGAAAACAGAGACGTAATTTTCATTGGCAAGAAGCCATTGATGGCGTATGTAACATCTACGCTTATTCAATTAGCTAATCTTCCATCAGTGCATATCAAAGCCAGAGGACTAAGCATTGGACGTGCAGTGGATGTAGCACAAATCATCTCGCGCAAAACCGAAAATGCAGGATACTCTATTGGCCAAATAAAGATAGGCTCTGAACAACTCGAATCCAAAGACGGCAAGTCACGAAACGTATCCACGATAGAAATCGAAGTAAAGAGAAACACTTCATCTTAG
- a CDS encoding MraY family glycosyltransferase, with the protein MQDYIIAGLVSSAIAFFVVFGLVPPLIKSLSKKNWAVKDVNRIGGAMVPRPGGPVILAGIIISEISLYFLLPQQINTRGLAALLITTSIAFVVGFIDDRRVMSGWFKPLALVGAAIPIVALGAYEPNLAFPLFGEVKIPALYLGLILFMIPITGNTINSIDVMNGIASGFMMIASFSLAIVLFILQNYTVAIMTLPIAFASLAFYRYHKFPARIFPGDSGALVLGAAYGAIAIIGRVEVIAAIALLPAIINSFLFLSSVKRIVEHRQVKGPTTHTDDHKITTTKESDAPITLVRLIVASKPLTEKQIGFTIFKLAIFSGILAIITAIISGVQIWPSS; encoded by the coding sequence TTGCAAGACTATATCATTGCAGGGCTGGTTTCATCGGCAATTGCGTTCTTTGTTGTTTTTGGCCTAGTCCCACCACTGATAAAATCCCTGAGTAAAAAAAATTGGGCAGTAAAAGACGTAAACCGAATAGGTGGTGCAATGGTCCCAAGGCCTGGCGGTCCTGTAATTCTTGCCGGAATAATCATATCTGAGATATCTCTCTATTTTCTTTTGCCACAACAAATCAACACAAGAGGGCTTGCTGCGCTTTTGATTACTACATCGATTGCATTTGTTGTCGGCTTTATCGATGATAGAAGAGTAATGAGTGGGTGGTTCAAGCCGCTTGCCTTGGTGGGTGCAGCAATACCAATCGTAGCTCTTGGCGCATACGAGCCAAATCTAGCATTCCCGTTATTTGGCGAGGTGAAAATTCCCGCATTATATCTAGGATTGATACTATTCATGATTCCAATTACAGGAAACACGATTAACTCCATTGATGTGATGAATGGGATTGCAAGTGGATTCATGATGATCGCATCTTTTTCTCTTGCAATTGTTTTGTTTATTTTGCAAAATTACACCGTTGCGATAATGACGCTGCCCATTGCGTTTGCATCGCTTGCGTTTTATCGATACCACAAGTTTCCGGCCAGAATATTTCCAGGTGACTCTGGGGCGTTAGTCCTTGGAGCGGCATATGGGGCAATTGCGATAATTGGACGCGTCGAGGTGATTGCAGCAATTGCACTCTTGCCGGCAATAATCAACTCGTTTTTGTTCCTGTCCAGCGTAAAGAGAATCGTTGAGCACAGGCAGGTCAAGGGACCTACCACACATACCGATGATCATAAAATCACTACAACCAAGGAATCCGATGCACCAATCACACTGGTGAGGCTAATTGTTGCAAGCAAGCCGCTTACCGAAAAACAGATTGGCTTTACCATATTCAAGCTGGCAATATTCTCAGGAATTCTAGCAATCATTACTGCCATTATTTCAGGAGTGCAAATTTGGCCCAGCTCTTGA
- a CDS encoding succinate dehydrogenase/fumarate reductase flavoprotein subunit, whose protein sequence is MVDSIEYDLIIVGSGLAGLRAAIEAAKTSQTLKIGVISKVQVMRSHSVSAEGGTAAVLFEEDGDSIESHIYDTVKGSDFLADQDVAERLCKEMPKEVYQLEHWGMPWSRRKDGRIGQRNFGGYSFPRATYASDKVGFFEMQTLYDTCLKSDNISFLNEWFVTAIIHDGQQFMGVTAIELSSGTFYTIRAKALIIATGGAGRIYSFSTYALSSTPDGIDMAYRAGLALKDMEFVQFHPTGILPSGILITEGARGEGGYLLNSNNERFMKNYAPSKMELAPRDIVSRAIMSEIRDGRGFKHETGVDCMKLDLRHIGDAVIREKLGAIREISIKFSGIDPSQEPIDIRPVCHYMMGGIHTNIDGATELKGVWAAGEAACNSVHGANRLGANSTSECIVWGKITGKIAAEYALNSNHTSQFPHHLVTLEEKRIYDGVFRGQGDYNPYEVRQELTDIMNDKAYVYKTETDLVEGLKRLREIRARTWKHVDDKAKEYNTNFSNVMELDSMFRVAEVVLLGAINRRESRGSHSRIDYPNRDDANFLHHTLAYYDPKEPIMKKHPVTITRYQPVERKY, encoded by the coding sequence ATGGTTGATTCTATCGAATATGATCTGATTATAGTTGGATCTGGTCTTGCTGGACTTCGTGCAGCAATAGAGGCAGCAAAGACAAGTCAAACCCTCAAAATTGGAGTCATCTCTAAAGTTCAGGTCATGCGTTCGCACTCTGTGTCTGCGGAGGGTGGAACAGCTGCAGTACTATTTGAGGAGGATGGCGACAGTATTGAATCACACATTTATGATACTGTAAAGGGAAGCGATTTTTTGGCAGACCAGGATGTTGCAGAGCGACTCTGCAAAGAGATGCCAAAAGAAGTCTACCAGCTTGAACACTGGGGTATGCCATGGTCTCGACGAAAGGATGGAAGAATAGGGCAGAGAAATTTTGGAGGATATAGCTTTCCGCGTGCGACATATGCATCAGATAAAGTTGGCTTCTTTGAAATGCAGACATTATACGACACTTGTCTAAAATCTGATAACATTTCATTTCTGAACGAGTGGTTTGTAACTGCAATCATCCATGACGGCCAACAGTTCATGGGAGTCACTGCCATAGAATTATCAAGCGGTACATTTTACACAATACGCGCAAAGGCACTAATCATTGCAACTGGTGGCGCTGGAAGAATCTACAGCTTTTCGACTTATGCATTATCATCTACTCCTGATGGAATCGATATGGCATATCGTGCAGGCCTTGCACTAAAAGACATGGAGTTTGTTCAATTCCACCCAACCGGAATCTTGCCGTCTGGAATTCTGATTACCGAGGGTGCTAGGGGCGAAGGCGGCTATCTTCTTAATAGCAATAATGAACGATTCATGAAAAACTATGCCCCAAGCAAAATGGAGCTTGCACCACGTGATATTGTATCTCGTGCAATAATGAGTGAGATTCGCGACGGCCGAGGCTTCAAGCATGAGACAGGTGTAGATTGCATGAAGCTAGACCTGCGACACATAGGAGATGCCGTCATTAGGGAAAAGCTAGGCGCCATCCGTGAGATTTCTATCAAGTTTTCAGGAATCGATCCATCACAAGAGCCAATCGACATTCGACCAGTATGTCATTACATGATGGGTGGAATCCACACCAATATCGATGGTGCAACGGAGCTCAAGGGAGTCTGGGCGGCAGGCGAAGCAGCATGTAATTCAGTCCATGGCGCAAATCGACTTGGGGCAAACTCTACATCAGAATGCATCGTCTGGGGAAAAATCACTGGAAAGATTGCTGCAGAATATGCATTAAACTCAAACCACACATCACAATTCCCACATCATCTAGTTACTTTGGAAGAAAAAAGAATCTATGATGGCGTATTTAGGGGACAAGGAGACTACAACCCATATGAGGTAAGACAAGAGCTAACCGATATCATGAATGACAAGGCATATGTCTACAAAACCGAGACTGATCTGGTCGAAGGACTAAAGAGATTGAGGGAAATTCGAGCAAGAACTTGGAAACATGTTGATGACAAGGCAAAAGAATACAACACAAACTTTAGTAACGTAATGGAGCTTGATTCCATGTTCAGAGTTGCCGAAGTTGTACTCCTTGGCGCAATTAATCGACGCGAGTCCCGCGGATCACATTCTAGGATTGATTATCCAAACCGGGACGATGCAAACTTTTTACACCATACGCTTGCTTACTATGATCCAAAGGAGCCAATAATGAAAAAGCATCCAGTAACCATAACCAGATACCAGCCAGTGGAGAGAAAATACTAG
- a CDS encoding succinate dehydrogenase — MKRNENKEGIKGMANPGRYGIERVAYWLMRITGLGLLAYLIGHVYETSNIVNGKSAWDNFLSLTQTTEGHVVLTLVIGMCVFHTANGIRVMLGHGGFGVGKPARPDYPYAPASQNNMHKLCIYASIGLAALAMMYGLSVLFGE; from the coding sequence ATGAAACGAAACGAAAACAAAGAAGGAATCAAAGGCATGGCAAACCCAGGCCGATACGGAATAGAACGCGTTGCCTATTGGCTAATGAGAATAACCGGTCTTGGCTTGCTTGCATATTTGATTGGACATGTGTATGAAACCAGCAATATCGTTAATGGCAAATCTGCATGGGATAATTTTCTGAGCCTAACTCAAACCACTGAAGGACATGTGGTTCTTACTTTGGTAATTGGCATGTGCGTATTTCATACCGCAAATGGAATCCGTGTAATGCTTGGACATGGGGGATTTGGCGTTGGCAAGCCAGCACGACCTGACTATCCATATGCGCCAGCATCACAAAACAACATGCACAAGCTTTGCATTTATGCCTCCATTGGTCTTGCAGCACTTGCAATGATGTATGGATTGTCAGTATTGTTTGGTGAGTAA
- a CDS encoding HEAT repeat domain-containing protein, whose amino-acid sequence MTLLEQIRKTMQIGSKEEKIKIIESASYMTDPKALEIIVSGLGDEDIEIRGEVFSALLLNENDISEALLEGLKSKDKNIRGYCALALANRNERKAISRIIQLTEDQSAMVRSCAVGALGYLRAVEASFAIQKCLDDPNIEVIKSAIKSAIDIKDKILISKLDVLAKQSDPEISRLVVFARNNL is encoded by the coding sequence ATGACTTTGCTTGAGCAGATCAGAAAAACCATGCAGATTGGCTCAAAGGAAGAAAAAATCAAAATCATAGAATCAGCATCATACATGACGGATCCCAAAGCCCTTGAGATAATAGTTTCAGGACTAGGAGATGAGGACATTGAGATAAGAGGTGAAGTGTTTAGCGCCTTGCTATTAAATGAGAATGACATATCGGAGGCTTTGCTGGAAGGCCTAAAAAGCAAAGACAAGAACATTCGTGGTTATTGCGCCCTTGCCTTGGCAAACAGAAACGAGAGAAAAGCAATTTCAAGAATCATTCAGCTTACCGAGGATCAGAGTGCGATGGTGCGCTCTTGTGCGGTGGGGGCTTTGGGTTATTTAAGAGCAGTCGAGGCATCTTTTGCAATACAAAAATGCCTAGATGATCCCAACATTGAAGTCATAAAAAGTGCAATCAAGTCCGCAATAGACATCAAGGACAAGATCCTAATATCAAAACTAGACGTGCTTGCAAAACAGAGCGATCCTGAGATAAGCAGGCTTGTGGTTTTTGCCAGAAATAATTTGTAA
- a CDS encoding branched-chain amino acid transaminase, whose protein sequence is MKFDISEFVWFDGKFIPLSKANVPITTHAIHYGTSIFEGIRAYWNGKNLYIFRLDDHIKRFRQSGRFYSISLNYSNKDIANAMIGLCKKNKMKKSCYIRPFYFVGQYGINLHVNESAPTHVAAFMFPFGDLFDKNGISAGISSWRKFSDQSTPPLAKMGGNYLNSILATQECKRNGYDEAILLDLHGNVSEAPGENIFVVKNNTLMTPPLESSALEGITRDSVMQIAQDLDYNIAEKTITRSEIYLADEVFLTGTAAEITPVTSIDGKKIGSGRPGIVTKEVVSSYLDIVSAKNDKYFNWLTPVY, encoded by the coding sequence ATGAAATTTGACATTTCTGAATTTGTTTGGTTTGATGGCAAGTTCATTCCACTAAGCAAGGCAAATGTTCCAATCACCACACATGCGATTCATTATGGAACATCCATCTTTGAGGGAATCCGTGCATATTGGAATGGAAAAAACCTCTACATCTTCAGACTAGACGACCACATCAAAAGATTCCGCCAGTCGGGAAGATTTTACTCAATTTCACTAAATTATTCCAACAAAGACATAGCTAATGCGATGATTGGACTGTGCAAGAAAAACAAGATGAAAAAGTCTTGCTACATCAGACCATTTTACTTTGTTGGGCAATATGGAATCAATTTGCACGTAAATGAAAGCGCCCCAACCCATGTTGCTGCATTCATGTTCCCGTTTGGCGATTTGTTTGATAAGAATGGAATTAGTGCAGGCATATCGTCTTGGAGAAAATTCAGTGACCAATCCACTCCACCTCTTGCAAAGATGGGCGGAAACTATCTGAACTCTATTTTGGCAACCCAGGAATGCAAAAGAAATGGCTACGATGAGGCAATCTTGTTAGACTTGCACGGAAATGTGAGTGAGGCGCCGGGCGAGAATATTTTTGTTGTAAAAAATAATACTCTCATGACACCACCGCTAGAATCATCTGCGCTAGAGGGAATAACACGCGACTCTGTGATGCAGATTGCGCAAGACCTAGACTATAACATTGCAGAAAAGACCATCACGCGCAGTGAGATCTATTTGGCAGACGAAGTATTCCTCACTGGAACCGCTGCGGAGATAACTCCAGTAACAAGCATTGATGGTAAAAAAATTGGCTCTGGTAGACCCGGAATTGTCACAAAAGAGGTTGTTTCTTCATATTTGGATATAGTATCTGCAAAAAACGACAAATATTTCAACTGGCTAACGCCGGTGTATTAG
- a CDS encoding ferredoxin--NADP reductase produces MVVENKATITYVQLLKEDLAIFRLVPNDGVIPEYKAGQFLTIGMNVPSEGKVIRRAYSIASHPENKKYIELVIRWVRKPLPGRLTTQLFNAKEGDEITWIKPTGAALLINDKLPSGEKDERRIICLGGGTGIAPFVSFAQHLHATGDKREIVALHGASYIDELSYKELFTNLEMESIDKGRDKWNFRYRAAISRPQEWFNRSWSGQTGRVETFLRSKDGEPSPLEQMIGERVTPQNTMFYICGWQGTIDGCMDYLSAKGFVTERNKRSDGGFEVKYESYG; encoded by the coding sequence GTGGTAGTAGAAAACAAGGCGACCATTACTTATGTTCAATTACTAAAAGAAGACCTAGCAATTTTCAGACTAGTTCCAAATGACGGAGTAATCCCAGAATACAAGGCAGGACAGTTTTTGACAATTGGGATGAATGTACCAAGTGAGGGCAAAGTAATCAGAAGAGCATATTCCATTGCATCACACCCAGAGAACAAAAAATACATCGAGCTTGTAATACGTTGGGTAAGAAAGCCACTTCCCGGAAGACTCACGACTCAATTGTTTAATGCAAAAGAAGGAGACGAAATAACTTGGATAAAGCCAACAGGCGCGGCATTACTAATTAATGATAAACTTCCAAGCGGTGAGAAAGATGAGCGCAGAATCATTTGCCTTGGCGGAGGAACCGGCATTGCACCATTTGTGAGCTTTGCACAACATCTCCATGCAACAGGCGATAAAAGAGAGATAGTAGCACTACATGGCGCTAGCTATATTGATGAGCTTAGCTACAAGGAGCTTTTCACCAATCTAGAAATGGAAAGCATTGACAAGGGACGCGACAAGTGGAACTTTAGATACAGAGCAGCAATTAGCCGACCGCAGGAATGGTTCAATCGTTCTTGGAGCGGACAGACAGGAAGAGTAGAGACATTTCTAAGATCAAAGGATGGGGAGCCATCACCACTAGAGCAAATGATTGGCGAGCGAGTAACTCCGCAGAACACGATGTTTTACATTTGTGGCTGGCAGGGAACAATCGATGGTTGCATGGATTATCTTTCCGCAAAAGGATTTGTCACGGAAAGAAACAAGCGCTCAGACGGCGGCTTTGAAGTCAAATACGAATCATACGGATAA
- a CDS encoding metal-sulfur cluster assembly factor — MSQDLQELRRKIFDELSGIVDPEINTSITDLELVDNVDITGSAVKVDLHLTSPFCPAVFGFKICQDVHDHLLKIDGVDDVKVNVSNHFMAEAINNQVNNSPNPKKSAA; from the coding sequence ATGTCACAAGATCTGCAAGAGCTAAGAAGAAAAATCTTTGACGAGTTATCCGGAATAGTTGATCCAGAGATAAACACATCAATCACAGATCTAGAACTAGTAGACAATGTAGACATTACAGGTTCTGCAGTTAAAGTTGACTTGCATCTTACCAGTCCGTTTTGTCCAGCGGTGTTTGGATTCAAAATTTGTCAAGATGTCCATGATCATTTACTAAAGATAGATGGAGTAGATGATGTCAAAGTAAATGTCTCAAATCACTTCATGGCAGAAGCAATCAATAACCAAGTGAATAACAGCCCAAACCCAAAAAAGTCGGCAGCCTAG
- a CDS encoding Trm112 family protein, which produces MNKKMMDMLVCPIDKQFPLELYETQSKQEVVLEGALFCSKCSRFYPIIEEIPIMLPDELRDKKQDIAFLEKNNKTLPQKIIKDANPWHL; this is translated from the coding sequence ATGAACAAAAAAATGATGGACATGCTCGTATGTCCAATTGACAAGCAATTTCCTTTGGAATTATACGAAACGCAATCAAAACAAGAGGTAGTTTTGGAGGGTGCTCTGTTTTGCTCAAAATGCTCCAGATTCTATCCCATTATAGAAGAGATTCCAATAATGCTGCCGGATGAGCTGCGAGACAAAAAGCAGGACATTGCATTTTTGGAGAAGAACAATAAAACACTGCCCCAGAAAATAATTAAAGACGCAAATCCATGGCATCTGTAG
- a CDS encoding PadR family transcriptional regulator gives MTNQWFQRVGSAIPRGFSRYYILELLGTKPHTGKEIIDAADLQSDGMWKPSPGLIYPLLGRLLDEGLIEETKDGKYQITKKGKATSDDLEAVNKIIKNQLDVLMRVKNVGRFVAMDLIERMNMMGTLLSSNVSKMTKEEMQKYRKFLQSELQKLDTQESKQGKEIKID, from the coding sequence ATGACAAACCAATGGTTTCAACGAGTAGGCAGTGCAATTCCACGTGGATTCTCAAGGTACTACATTTTGGAATTGCTTGGAACAAAACCACACACCGGAAAAGAGATAATCGATGCAGCAGACTTGCAAAGTGATGGAATGTGGAAGCCATCACCTGGCCTAATCTATCCATTATTGGGCAGACTATTAGACGAAGGATTAATCGAAGAGACCAAGGACGGCAAATACCAAATCACAAAGAAAGGCAAGGCAACATCAGACGACCTGGAAGCAGTAAACAAGATAATAAAAAATCAACTAGATGTTTTGATGCGGGTCAAAAATGTAGGCAGGTTTGTTGCCATGGACCTAATTGAGAGAATGAACATGATGGGAACCCTGCTTTCATCAAACGTGTCCAAAATGACAAAGGAAGAGATGCAAAAATACCGTAAATTCCTTCAAAGCGAGCTGCAAAAACTAGACACTCAAGAATCCAAACAGGGAAAAGAGATCAAAATAGACTAA
- a CDS encoding Gfo/Idh/MocA family protein, whose amino-acid sequence MKVAQIGVGGWGKNHARVLSQLGALVAVCDADQVRAKETAQKYGVNHYTSLDTMLDSEEIDAVFVCTPTITHFDIATKIIQRKKSVFVEKPMTYKSDEGLKLSELAKKNDVILTCGYIERFNPAVETVKEFVRSKKYGELIMLEFHRENRMPLHIKDVGIIYDTSVHDIDTAMWLFDDTPQVVFARSGKIRHDHEDFATIMLGFKDNKVAVISSNWITPSRVRHFNAVCTDGIISGDFVTQEVKIEKDQGSEIPRKEKQEPLTVEIKAFLDAVKSKTTPRVRAEEAVNVTKIAEAALLSSQKGVPIYLDLK is encoded by the coding sequence TTGAAAGTAGCACAAATAGGAGTCGGTGGGTGGGGCAAAAACCACGCCAGAGTCTTATCCCAGCTTGGAGCACTGGTTGCAGTCTGTGATGCAGACCAAGTCAGAGCAAAAGAGACTGCGCAAAAATACGGAGTAAACCACTACACTTCACTTGATACGATGTTGGATTCTGAGGAAATTGACGCAGTCTTTGTTTGCACACCAACAATTACTCATTTTGATATTGCCACAAAAATAATCCAGAGAAAAAAATCAGTATTTGTGGAAAAGCCAATGACTTACAAATCTGACGAGGGACTCAAACTATCAGAGCTTGCCAAAAAAAATGATGTCATACTAACATGTGGCTATATTGAGCGATTCAATCCAGCAGTTGAAACAGTAAAGGAATTTGTAAGATCAAAAAAATACGGTGAGCTCATCATGTTAGAATTTCACCGAGAAAACAGAATGCCACTTCACATCAAAGATGTCGGAATCATTTATGACACATCTGTTCACGACATTGATACTGCAATGTGGCTCTTTGATGATACTCCTCAGGTAGTGTTTGCAAGGTCTGGCAAAATAAGACATGACCATGAAGACTTTGCGACAATCATGCTCGGCTTTAAAGACAACAAGGTAGCAGTGATATCATCAAACTGGATAACACCATCCCGAGTGAGGCACTTTAATGCAGTGTGTACAGATGGGATAATCTCTGGGGATTTTGTAACACAAGAAGTCAAAATTGAAAAAGACCAAGGCTCTGAAATACCAAGAAAAGAAAAACAAGAACCACTCACAGTAGAGATCAAGGCATTCTTAGATGCGGTAAAATCAAAGACCACACCAAGGGTACGGGCAGAAGAGGCAGTAAATGTAACAAAAATAGCAGAAGCAGCATTATTATCTAGCCAAAAAGGAGTTCCAATCTACCTAGATCTAAAATGA